The proteins below come from a single Juglans regia cultivar Chandler chromosome 12, Walnut 2.0, whole genome shotgun sequence genomic window:
- the LOC108994719 gene encoding probable pectinesterase/pectinesterase inhibitor 21 — protein MAHGGYNDVPNRGNQNKSKKYSIIGLCSALMVAMVVAVAVGANRGSHSDAKPSSTEEVSTSIKSIKAICQPTDYKETCEKSLSSAAGNTTDPKELIQVGFHVAMQELGKAMANSTTLKELANDPRAKQALENCKELLEYAVDDLQESFEKIGAFEVSKLDDYLADLKVWLSGAITYEQTCLDGFENTTGDAGDKMKAILKTSQELTKNGLAMVAEISTMLTNLQIPGMKRLLSVETDQDRDEVDEVPSWLSEGQRKLLAATNISADVVVAKDGSGKYKTITEALVDIPKKNSKTFVIYIKEGVYQETLILDKDKSFVTMIGDGPTKTKITGNKNFVDGTPTFKTSTVSVVGNNFMAKDIGFENSAGAAKHQAVALNVQSDLSIFYNCQFDGYQDTLYAHTHRQFYRNCTISGTIDFIFGDASAVFQNCTMVIRKPMENQQCIVTAQGRSYEREDTGLVLQGCTITAEPAYLPMKDTNKAFLGRPWRLYSRTIIMQSHIEGIIQPEGWLPWMGNFALDTCFYAEVANVGPGAGLANRVKWPGIKTLTLNQSQQFTPGTFIGGDSWIQPSGVPYVPGLL, from the exons atggCGCACGGAGGATACAACGATGTCCCCAACCGTGGAAACCAGAATAAGAGCAAGAAATACAGCATTATCGGCTTGTGTTCCGCTCTTATGGTGGCCATGGTGGTAGCTGTGGCTGTTGGTGCAAACCGCGGTTCGCATTCTGATGCTAAACCCAGTAGTACCGAAGAGGTTTCAACATCCATTAAGTCAATCAAGGCCATTTGCCAACCCACCGACTACAAAGAAACTTGCGAGAAAAGCCTGTCCTCCGCAGCTGGGAACACCACCGACCCCAAAGAGCTAATCCAGGTCGGCTTCCATGTCGCCATGCAGGAACTTGGCAAAGCAATGGCAAACTCTACCACGTTGAAAGAGCTGGCTAACGACCCCAGAGCAAAACAGGCCTTGGAGAACTGCAAAGAGCTTCTTGAGTATGCTGTAGATGATCTCCAAGAATCTTTTGAAAAGATCGGTGCCTTCGAAGTTAGCAAGCTTGACGATTATCTTGCTGACCTCAAGGTTTGGCTCAGTGGTGCAATCACTTACGAGCAAACTTGCTTGGATGGTTTCGAGAACACGACTGGTGATGCCGGGGACAAGATGAAGGCTATCCTGAAGACATCACAAGAACTAACCAAGAATGGCCTTGCCATGGTAGCAGAGATCTCGACTATGTTGACCAATCTTCAGATTCCTGGGATGAAACGGCTTCTCTCAGTAGAAACAGATCAGGATCGTGACGAAGTCGATGAGGTCCCTTCATGGCTCAGTGAAGGGCAACGGAAGCTCCTCGCGGCGACGAACATTAGTGCTGACGTGGTGGTGGCCAAGGACGGAAGTGGCAAATACAAGACTATCACTGAGGCTCTTGTTGACATTCCAAAAAAGAACAGCAAAACCTTTGTGATTTATATCAAGGAAGGAGTTTATCAGGAGACTCTGATTCTTGACAAGGACAAGAGCTTTGTGACTATGATTGGAGATGGTCCCACAAAGACCAAAATCACCGGAAACAAGAACTTCGTCGATGGAACCCCAACATTCAAGACTTCAACAgttt CGGTGGTTGGAAACAACTTCATGGCCAAGGACATTGGATTCGAGAACTCTGCAGGAGCTGCGAAGCACCAGGCTGTGGCACTGAACGTCCAATCCGACTTGTCCATCTTCTACAATTGCCAATTCGATGGGTACCAAGACACCCTTTATGCCCACACCCACCGCCAGTTCTACCGCAATTGCACCATCTCTGGGACCATCGACTTCATCTTTGGTGACGCATCTGCGGTGTTTCAAAATTGCACGATGGTCATCAGGAAGCCAATGGAGAACCAGCAGTGCATCGTCACAGCCCAAGGAAGGTCATATGAGCGTGAGGACACCGGGCTCGTCCTCCAGGGATGTACTATCACCGCCGAGCCAGCGTACTTGCCGATGAAAGACACGAACAAGGCTTTCCTTGGTAGGCCATGGAGGCTATACTCAAGAACCATCATTATGCAAAGCCATATCGAAGGCATCATCCAGCCTGAGGGGTGGTTGCCATGGATGGGTAACTTTGCTCTCGACACTTGCTTCTATGCTGAGGTCGCCAACGTGGGTCCGGGTGCCGGCCTCGCAAATAGAGTTAAATGGCCAGGCATCAAGACGCTCACTCTGAACCAATCCCAACAATTTACTCCCGGTACCTTCATTGGTGGCGATAGTTGGATCCAACCCAGTGGGGTGCCCTACGTTCCTGGCTTGCTTTAA